One Sinorhizobium sp. BG8 DNA window includes the following coding sequences:
- a CDS encoding hybrid-cluster NAD(P)-dependent oxidoreductase — MSVFKNLSFWTDAEMLECVTRTPEAPDVVTFSFQSPSGALFNHDPGQFVTLELPLPGGPLYRTYTISSSPSRPTALTITVKAQRSSVGTRWMLDNLHKGMRIRATGPAGTFSIAHHPVEKYLFISAGSGITPMVAMTTWLYDSGREPDIVFINCARRPSEIILRERMELMASRIVGIDLKWVVEEADPFRPWTGYRGMFNQIMLGLMAQDYLEREVFCCGPEPFMRAVREALAGLGFDMNRYHQESFSAEPDHAEDVPEDVLPDVQNQAEIQFAFSGITANCNETDTILAAAKAAGLVIPSGCSMGICGTCKIRKTEGQVHMVHNGGITEEDIDDNYILACCSKPIGRVSVEA; from the coding sequence ATGAGCGTCTTCAAGAACCTTTCCTTCTGGACCGACGCTGAAATGCTCGAATGCGTGACGCGCACACCGGAAGCACCCGATGTCGTGACCTTTAGCTTCCAGAGCCCTTCCGGAGCGCTGTTCAATCACGACCCCGGTCAATTCGTCACGCTGGAGCTCCCCCTCCCCGGCGGACCGCTATACCGGACCTATACGATATCCTCCTCGCCTTCGCGGCCGACGGCGCTCACGATCACCGTAAAGGCGCAACGCTCGTCTGTCGGCACGCGCTGGATGCTCGACAACCTTCACAAGGGTATGCGGATCCGAGCGACAGGCCCCGCCGGGACGTTCTCGATCGCCCATCACCCGGTCGAGAAGTACCTCTTCATCTCGGCCGGCTCCGGTATCACGCCGATGGTAGCGATGACGACGTGGCTTTACGATTCCGGCCGCGAACCGGACATCGTCTTCATCAACTGCGCGCGTCGTCCCTCGGAGATCATCCTGCGCGAACGGATGGAACTCATGGCCTCGCGCATCGTCGGTATCGACCTCAAGTGGGTCGTCGAAGAGGCCGATCCCTTCCGGCCCTGGACCGGGTATCGTGGGATGTTCAATCAGATCATGCTCGGCCTGATGGCGCAGGACTATCTCGAGCGAGAGGTATTCTGTTGCGGCCCTGAACCGTTCATGCGCGCGGTCCGCGAGGCACTAGCGGGTCTGGGCTTCGACATGAACCGCTACCATCAGGAAAGCTTCAGCGCGGAACCTGACCATGCCGAAGACGTTCCCGAGGACGTGCTTCCCGATGTGCAGAACCAGGCTGAGATCCAGTTCGCGTTCTCCGGCATCACGGCGAACTGCAACGAGACGGATACGATTCTGGCTGCTGCGAAGGCCGCAGGATTGGTGATCCCATCAGGATGCTCGATGGGTATCTGCGGCACCTGCAAGATTCGCAAGACCGAAGGCCAGGTCCATATGGTGCACAATGGAGGCATCACCGAAGAGGACATCGATGACAATTACATCCTCGCGTGCTGCTCCAAACCAATCGGCCGCGTGAGCGTGGAGGCCTGA
- a CDS encoding ATP-binding cassette domain-containing protein translates to MSVLDNLLVGAHLRKDQAGIRDDLDKVFGYFPVLKDHRHRVVRNFSGGQQQMIAIGRGIMARPRFYLFDEPSIGLAPLIVRDVLNTIATIAREEKCGVLLVEQNANLALDISSQAYVMELGHITLAGAARDLKSNEDVRRAYLGL, encoded by the coding sequence ATGAGTGTGCTCGACAACTTGCTTGTAGGTGCACACCTCAGGAAGGATCAGGCGGGAATTCGCGACGACCTAGACAAGGTCTTCGGCTATTTTCCGGTGTTGAAGGATCACCGGCATCGCGTCGTCCGCAACTTCAGCGGCGGCCAGCAGCAGATGATCGCGATCGGTAGAGGCATCATGGCACGGCCCCGCTTCTATCTCTTTGACGAGCCATCCATCGGATTGGCTCCCCTCATCGTGCGCGACGTGCTCAACACGATTGCCACGATCGCGCGGGAGGAGAAATGCGGCGTCCTGTTGGTCGAACAGAACGCCAACCTTGCATTGGACATCTCCTCGCAAGCCTATGTCATGGAGCTCGGTCACATAACGCTGGCGGGCGCAGCCAGGGACCTGAAGTCCAATGAGGACGTCAGGCGAGCCTATCTCGGCCTTTGA
- a CDS encoding ATP-binding cassette domain-containing protein encodes MLTINNLTVEYSGITAVDGVSLSAKEGTITSLVGANGAGKSTVLKSVSGVVPLKTGQISFDGESLVGLSPRRLSAGEYARFQRVGGCSHI; translated from the coding sequence ATGCTGACGATCAACAATCTGACAGTCGAGTATTCGGGGATCACGGCCGTGGACGGGGTGTCGTTGTCCGCAAAGGAAGGGACGATAACATCGCTCGTCGGTGCCAATGGCGCGGGCAAGTCCACAGTTCTCAAATCTGTCTCGGGGGTGGTGCCGCTCAAGACCGGGCAGATATCCTTCGACGGAGAATCGTTGGTCGGACTTTCCCCGAGGAGATTGTCCGCAGGGGAATATGCCAGGTTCCAGAGGGTAGGGGGCTGTTCCCATATATGA
- a CDS encoding ABC transporter ATP-binding protein, which translates to MLRVHELTKRFGQAVALNSVSFGIEPGTIHGLIGPNGSGKTTFFNVTTGFLAPTAGRVMFKDMDITGMPSHKIARLGIARTFQNTSNYANLSVRENLVTAARNRIETSWLANILGLRSARTEEEMHRKSADAILERFGMREFASSLACDLPGGTQKILGVAIAFSTAPRLLMLDEPLAGLNSGEKVRLMEIIRGLRDDGMTLLLIEHDMKAIMQACDRITVLCYGDLLAEGTPAEVSRNPATIQAYLGEEAA; encoded by the coding sequence ATGCTTCGCGTGCATGAACTCACCAAACGTTTCGGCCAGGCCGTCGCCTTGAACTCGGTATCGTTCGGTATCGAGCCCGGGACCATCCACGGTCTCATCGGCCCCAACGGCTCGGGAAAGACTACTTTCTTCAACGTGACGACCGGATTTCTTGCGCCCACGGCGGGCCGCGTCATGTTCAAAGACATGGACATCACGGGGATGCCTTCCCACAAGATCGCGCGTCTCGGAATTGCCCGAACATTCCAGAACACGAGCAACTACGCGAATCTGAGCGTTCGAGAGAATCTCGTGACGGCGGCGCGCAACAGGATCGAGACGAGTTGGTTGGCCAACATCCTTGGACTTCGCTCTGCGCGCACCGAGGAGGAGATGCACCGGAAGTCCGCGGATGCCATTCTCGAAAGGTTCGGCATGCGCGAGTTCGCGTCCTCTTTGGCCTGCGACCTCCCGGGCGGCACGCAGAAGATACTCGGAGTGGCGATCGCCTTTTCGACTGCTCCCCGCCTTCTCATGCTCGATGAACCGTTGGCGGGTCTCAATTCAGGCGAAAAGGTTCGGCTGATGGAAATCATCCGCGGCTTGAGAGACGACGGAATGACCCTCCTCCTGATCGAGCACGACATGAAGGCCATCATGCAGGCGTGCGACAGGATAACGGTCCTCTGTTACGGCGACCTGCTTGCCGAGGGAACCCCGGCGGAAGTCAGCCGGAATCCCGCGACGATCCAGGCCTATCTCGGCGAGGAGGCAGCCTGA